One window of Microcoleus vaginatus PCC 9802 genomic DNA carries:
- a CDS encoding CHAT domain-containing protein has protein sequence MAIDCQTFYTRCLFLATATLLLWASPSGQIFFCPQISLAQTPTVRETNKSKAEQLYQAATEQLNKGQLRAALKTFEQVLATLREMSAPQAEAATLNQIGLVYNNLGESQKALNYYQQALTIFQQHKARKEQGTTLTNIAAVYRNLGQYQKALEFYQQALALRRAVQDALGEAITLNNMAAVYDNLGQYKKSLEFYQQALAIFDKVKDGRGKGTTLNNIGLNYSNQGAYTEALSYYKQALEILEAAGDRMGVGRILTNIGFAYSNLAEYQKALASLEQALAIRREIGDRPGEAVTLDRMGTVHRQQKSDLTALQFYQQALTIFREVNNSPGAGYTLSNIGATLLKSDRFEEATKKLMTAVEVWESLRPGLTDENKVSLFEKQAETYGFLQQALIAQNQIEVALEIAERARARAFAELLASRLETENSKQLAVPKPPNLAQIRRIAAEQKATLIEYSIVDEKLYVWAIAPSGDIAFRQIDTSNLDISLADVARNTLVAAATGRTRGSAPDARAAESANNSAAVSTRRLNRRLHQTYKLLIEPLANILQKNEGDRVIFIPQGVLFLIPFAALQDAAGNYIIEKHTLSIAPSIQVLDLTRQHRQRLRSHPSSQLLVVGNPTMPSIRSIPDEAPTPLSPLPGAEQEAIAIARILQTQAIVGKDATERAIVQKMPQARIIHLATHGLLNELQDMDLGVPGAIALAPDRTPPAGATTGGLPLHQGGAMTSTTADSGGGAGDGLLTSGEILNLKLNAELVVLSACNTGRGTISGDGVRGLSRSFIAAGVSSIVVSLWFVPDAPTADLMTEFYRQLQQNSDKAAALRQAMLVTMRRHPQPSDWAAFTLIGEAD, from the coding sequence GTGGCGATCGACTGCCAAACATTTTATACCCGATGCCTGTTTTTAGCGACTGCAACGCTGCTGCTGTGGGCGTCTCCATCTGGGCAGATATTTTTCTGTCCTCAAATCTCTCTGGCACAAACCCCAACAGTTCGCGAAACCAACAAATCGAAAGCAGAACAGCTTTATCAAGCAGCTACCGAGCAATTAAATAAAGGTCAACTCCGCGCAGCTTTGAAAACATTCGAGCAGGTTTTGGCAACTCTTAGGGAAATGAGCGCTCCGCAAGCAGAAGCAGCAACGCTCAACCAAATTGGTTTGGTTTACAACAATCTAGGCGAGTCGCAAAAAGCGCTCAATTACTATCAGCAAGCCCTGACAATTTTTCAACAGCACAAAGCTCGGAAAGAGCAAGGCACAACCCTGACAAACATAGCAGCAGTTTACCGCAATCTCGGTCAGTATCAAAAAGCTTTGGAATTTTACCAGCAAGCTTTGGCACTCCGCCGCGCAGTCCAAGATGCGCTGGGTGAAGCGATAACTCTCAATAACATGGCGGCCGTTTACGACAATCTCGGTCAGTATAAAAAATCTCTGGAATTTTACCAGCAAGCTTTGGCAATTTTTGATAAAGTAAAGGACGGTAGAGGTAAAGGAACTACTCTCAATAATATTGGCTTGAATTACAGCAATCAAGGTGCATATACCGAAGCTTTATCTTACTACAAACAAGCGCTGGAGATTTTGGAAGCAGCGGGCGATCGCATGGGAGTAGGTCGAATTTTAACTAATATCGGTTTTGCTTACAGCAATCTCGCTGAATATCAAAAAGCTTTGGCATCTTTAGAACAAGCTTTGGCAATTCGGCGGGAAATCGGCGATCGCCCCGGAGAAGCTGTCACCCTCGATCGCATGGGAACTGTTCACCGCCAGCAAAAGTCCGATCTAACAGCGCTGCAATTCTACCAACAAGCTTTAACCATTTTTCGGGAAGTAAATAACAGCCCAGGTGCCGGCTATACTCTCAGCAATATCGGCGCAACTTTGTTAAAAAGCGACCGCTTTGAGGAGGCAACCAAGAAATTAATGACCGCAGTGGAAGTTTGGGAATCCCTGCGGCCGGGATTGACTGACGAAAATAAAGTATCGCTGTTTGAAAAACAAGCTGAAACTTACGGTTTTTTGCAGCAGGCTTTGATTGCTCAAAACCAAATAGAAGTCGCTTTAGAAATTGCGGAAAGAGCCAGGGCGCGAGCATTTGCCGAGCTGTTGGCTTCTCGCCTGGAAACTGAGAATTCCAAACAATTAGCTGTGCCAAAACCGCCAAATTTAGCGCAAATCAGACGGATAGCTGCGGAGCAAAAAGCGACATTAATTGAATATTCAATTGTTGATGAAAAACTTTATGTCTGGGCGATAGCCCCAAGCGGCGATATTGCTTTCCGCCAAATTGATACCAGCAATTTAGATATTTCCCTGGCTGATGTGGCGAGGAATACGCTAGTAGCTGCTGCTACGGGCAGAACTCGCGGTTCTGCACCGGATGCCCGCGCCGCAGAAAGTGCAAATAATTCGGCAGCGGTTTCAACTCGAAGACTCAACCGCCGCCTGCATCAAACTTACAAATTATTGATAGAACCGCTCGCCAATATTTTGCAAAAAAATGAGGGCGACCGGGTAATTTTCATCCCCCAAGGCGTGCTGTTTTTAATTCCATTTGCAGCTTTACAAGATGCAGCGGGAAATTATATAATAGAAAAACATACTCTCTCAATTGCACCTTCAATTCAAGTATTGGATTTAACTCGCCAGCACCGGCAGCGGCTGCGATCGCACCCGAGTTCGCAGTTATTGGTAGTCGGAAATCCGACAATGCCCAGCATTCGATCGATCCCGGATGAGGCGCCGACACCTTTGAGTCCTTTGCCCGGGGCCGAACAGGAAGCGATCGCAATTGCGAGAATACTCCAAACGCAAGCTATTGTCGGCAAGGATGCTACAGAAAGGGCGATCGTGCAGAAGATGCCGCAAGCGAGAATCATTCATCTAGCGACTCACGGATTGCTCAACGAATTGCAAGATATGGATTTGGGAGTACCGGGGGCGATCGCGCTTGCACCCGATCGCACCCCCCCAGCCGGGGCAACCACAGGGGGATTGCCCCTACATCAAGGGGGGGCTATGACTTCAACTACCGCCGATTCAGGGGGGGGTGCAGGTGACGGTTTGCTGACTTCTGGGGAGATTCTCAACCTGAAGCTGAACGCGGAGTTGGTGGTACTGAGCGCTTGCAATACCGGTAGGGGAACGATTTCGGGAGATGGAGTGCGGGGATTGTCGCGATCGTTTATTGCTGCGGGAGTTTCCAGTATTGTAGTATCGCTGTGGTTTGTGCCCGACGCACCGACAGCGGATTTGATGACAGAATTTTACCGTCAATTGCAGCAGAATTCCGATAAAGCGGCAGCGCTGCGGCAGGCAATGTTAGTGACGATGCGACGGCACCCTCAACCGAGCGATTGGGCGGCTTTTACCTTGATTGGGGAAGCGGATTAA
- a CDS encoding fasciclin domain-containing protein: protein MSKFYNSQGWRDRVAVLAGIFGLSSLLILPVLAQSNRESQSTFQPSSVLDSPQRSGGNIADTLKRESEFQTLASVLAAAGLTDLLRQEGRPLTIFAPTNQAFRKNAAVYNQLLQPQNKEKLARVLKYHLIAGRVTPEDVNKGEIKTVEGGTVKIRVAPDGVIMNDNVKGVQPSIEAKNGVIVRVDNLLLPPDL from the coding sequence ATGAGCAAATTTTACAATTCTCAAGGATGGCGCGATCGGGTGGCGGTGCTAGCGGGAATTTTTGGCCTCAGCAGTCTCTTGATTTTACCCGTCTTAGCGCAATCTAACCGCGAATCCCAGAGCACTTTTCAGCCCTCTTCCGTACTTGACTCCCCCCAGCGATCGGGCGGCAACATTGCAGATACTCTCAAGAGAGAAAGCGAATTCCAAACTCTTGCTTCTGTGTTGGCTGCTGCTGGTTTGACGGATCTGCTCAGACAAGAAGGTCGTCCTTTAACAATTTTCGCTCCTACCAATCAAGCTTTTCGTAAAAATGCCGCTGTTTACAATCAGCTACTCCAGCCGCAAAACAAGGAGAAATTAGCGAGAGTTTTGAAATATCATTTAATTGCTGGCCGTGTCACTCCTGAAGATGTGAATAAAGGGGAAATTAAAACAGTTGAAGGCGGCACAGTGAAAATTCGCGTGGCACCTGATGGAGTGATTATGAATGATAATGTTAAAGGAGTTCAACCGTCTATTGAGGCTAAAAACGGGGTAATTGTGCGGGTAGATAATTTACTTTTACCCCCGGATTTATGA
- a CDS encoding CHAT domain-containing protein, whose product MARKQMGKIQKILDILAGISLFAAIKRLYGRHWSIALAVLFIISTAVPPILSATAQIPIIQAQQDTPQLVQQAKILYRQRQFEGAANIWQQAAAAFAAKSDSLNQAMALSNLSLTYQQLGEWQQARTAIGQSINLLQKLANSSEKQRIFAQSLDIQGRLQRASGDSETAIETWQKAAEIYTQIGNKDAAIQNRINQSQALQDLGLYPRACKTLLNAFALDIQDCKSLTELPPETASKKLEILANRPDSLLKFDAMYGLGEILRVIGKLQLSQNILESSLTVARNLRSPLEESTAMLGLGNTARAFVERQILLPPQDQDTTILILKTQEALNFYREAAQLSPSPTAQLQAQLNQLSLLLESQPWIGDGELTKAGDLWPSIQAEINNLPASRGGIYAQINLAQNYLKLSKRGATAARLPLQLPTASEINKILTKAAEQARTLGDKKAEAYAVGSLGTQYESSKLWKLAEKLTNQALSLVSSSKAADVTYQYFWQLGRIGKAQADIEKSLGNTDKAEKYIEAAVAAYTNAFENLRSLRSDLVALNPEVQFSFRDSVEPVYRQLVALNLQVAKSLIGKGKIDDSQKSLKQARDVIESLQIAELNNFFQDACIDVKTQQIDEVDRTAAIIYPIILEQQLEVIVRLPGGKLLLYTPTNPDNNSQAVTQQELENTLIELRAGEKNASLQSTASRNNFLPLTQKVYNWLIRPIETGLQESQAKILVFVLDGELRNIPMAVLHDGSQYLVEKYAIALTPGLQLLNPQPLSQAQLRALIAGAANAPSFQANNLNPLPGVERELNDIAETLPNNDKRENENFTKANLQATINRVPFPVVHIATHGQFSSNAERTFILDWNGQINVKDLDGLLRVTDRKRPIELLVLSACETVAGDSRAALGLAGVAVRAGARSTLATLWQVSDESTAVFMSEFYSELAKSQGQVNKAEALRRAQVKLLKDSKYQHPYFWAPYVLVGNWK is encoded by the coding sequence ATGGCACGCAAACAGATGGGAAAAATTCAAAAAATACTCGATATTTTGGCGGGTATCTCTCTATTTGCAGCCATCAAAAGACTGTACGGCAGGCACTGGTCGATCGCGCTTGCTGTATTATTTATCATCTCCACAGCAGTGCCGCCAATCCTCTCGGCAACAGCTCAAATCCCAATTATTCAAGCTCAACAAGATACCCCGCAGTTAGTACAGCAAGCTAAAATTTTATACCGACAGAGACAGTTCGAGGGCGCTGCGAATATCTGGCAGCAAGCCGCCGCTGCATTTGCCGCCAAAAGCGACAGTTTAAATCAAGCAATGGCACTCAGCAATCTGTCGCTCACCTACCAGCAACTCGGAGAGTGGCAGCAGGCAAGAACTGCGATCGGCCAAAGCATCAATCTCCTGCAAAAATTAGCCAATAGCTCGGAAAAACAGCGAATTTTTGCCCAAAGCCTCGACATTCAAGGGCGGCTGCAAAGAGCCAGCGGCGACTCAGAAACTGCGATCGAAACTTGGCAAAAAGCCGCCGAAATTTATACTCAAATCGGGAACAAAGACGCTGCAATTCAAAATCGGATAAATCAATCCCAAGCCCTGCAAGATTTGGGTCTTTACCCCAGAGCTTGCAAAACTTTACTAAATGCTTTCGCTCTGGATATCCAAGACTGTAAAAGTTTAACCGAATTACCGCCAGAAACCGCAAGCAAAAAGTTAGAAATTCTCGCAAACCGACCCGATTCGCTGCTGAAATTTGATGCAATGTACGGCCTCGGCGAAATTCTGCGAGTTATCGGCAAGTTGCAGCTATCTCAAAATATTTTAGAATCGAGTTTAACGGTTGCGCGGAATTTGCGATCGCCCTTAGAGGAAAGTACAGCAATGCTCGGTTTGGGGAATACAGCCAGAGCATTTGTCGAAAGGCAAATATTGCTGCCTCCCCAAGACCAAGATACCACAATACTTATCTTAAAAACTCAAGAGGCTTTAAACTTTTACCGCGAAGCCGCACAGCTATCTCCATCTCCAACAGCCCAACTTCAAGCCCAACTAAATCAGCTCAGTTTGCTGTTAGAAAGCCAGCCGTGGATAGGAGACGGCGAATTAACAAAAGCTGGGGATTTGTGGCCCTCCATTCAAGCAGAAATCAATAACTTGCCCGCCAGCAGAGGTGGAATTTACGCTCAAATTAACTTAGCTCAAAATTATCTCAAACTGAGCAAAAGAGGGGCAACCGCAGCAAGATTGCCTTTACAATTGCCAACAGCTAGCGAGATTAATAAAATCTTGACAAAAGCAGCAGAACAAGCTAGAACATTGGGGGATAAAAAAGCAGAAGCTTATGCAGTTGGCAGTTTGGGTACTCAGTACGAAAGCTCGAAACTGTGGAAACTGGCAGAAAAGTTGACAAATCAAGCTTTAAGCTTAGTTTCATCCTCCAAAGCAGCCGACGTTACCTATCAATATTTCTGGCAGTTGGGACGCATCGGCAAAGCGCAAGCAGATATTGAGAAAAGCTTGGGAAATACCGACAAAGCCGAAAAGTATATTGAAGCAGCAGTTGCAGCTTATACCAATGCGTTTGAAAATTTGCGATCGCTGCGCAGCGACTTGGTAGCGCTCAATCCCGAAGTGCAATTTTCCTTCCGCGACAGCGTAGAACCAGTTTACCGCCAATTAGTAGCGCTGAACTTGCAAGTCGCCAAATCTCTCATTGGTAAAGGCAAAATTGATGACAGCCAAAAATCTCTCAAACAAGCTCGAGATGTCATAGAATCCCTGCAAATAGCGGAACTCAACAACTTCTTTCAAGATGCCTGCATTGATGTCAAAACCCAACAAATTGATGAAGTCGATCGCACCGCAGCAATTATCTATCCAATTATCCTCGAACAGCAGCTAGAAGTAATAGTTCGCTTGCCCGGTGGCAAATTGCTTTTGTACACTCCCACTAACCCGGATAATAACAGTCAGGCTGTCACTCAACAAGAACTAGAAAATACTTTAATAGAATTGCGAGCTGGCGAAAAAAACGCTTCTCTTCAATCCACAGCCAGCCGCAATAACTTTTTGCCTTTAACTCAAAAAGTCTATAATTGGTTGATCCGCCCGATCGAAACAGGACTGCAAGAAAGCCAAGCCAAAATATTAGTTTTTGTCCTCGACGGCGAATTGCGAAATATCCCGATGGCAGTGCTCCACGACGGCAGTCAATATTTAGTAGAAAAATATGCGATCGCTCTCACGCCCGGTTTGCAACTGCTAAACCCGCAACCTCTCTCGCAAGCGCAGTTAAGAGCCTTAATTGCCGGCGCCGCTAATGCCCCCAGCTTTCAAGCAAACAATCTCAATCCGCTGCCCGGTGTCGAAAGAGAATTGAACGATATTGCCGAAACACTGCCGAATAATGACAAGCGCGAAAATGAGAATTTTACCAAAGCTAACCTGCAAGCTACTATCAATCGAGTGCCTTTTCCTGTAGTTCACATCGCCACCCACGGACAGTTTAGTTCCAACGCTGAAAGAACATTTATTCTCGACTGGAACGGACAGATAAATGTTAAAGATTTAGATGGATTGCTGCGGGTAACAGATCGAAAAAGACCGATCGAACTGCTTGTTTTAAGCGCTTGCGAAACCGTAGCCGGAGACAGCAGGGCCGCTTTGGGATTGGCCGGAGTTGCGGTGCGCGCGGGCGCTCGCAGCACCCTAGCGACGCTGTGGCAAGTTAGCGATGAAAGCACGGCTGTGTTTATGAGCGAATTCTACAGCGAATTAGCTAAATCTCAAGGGCAGGTTAACAAAGCTGAAGCGCTGCGCAGAGCTCAAGTCAAGCTTTTAAAAGATAGCAAATACCAGCATCCATATTTCTGGGCGCCTTATGTTTTAGTGGGAAATTGGAAATAG
- a CDS encoding transposase: MLVFEFKAYGKKQQLDAIDEAIRTVQFIRNKALRFWMDNQKVDKYDLNKYSAVLAKEFSFCDDLNSMARQSSSERAWSAISRFYDNCKKKIPGKKGFPQFQKDNRSVEYKTTGWRLATDRKSLTFTDKKGIGKLKLKGTRDLHFYHRSQIKRVRLVKRADGYFVQFCVQVDRSQKIEVTGNAIGLDVGLKEFYTDSKGVAVENPRFLGKGEYRLKKAQRRVSKRVKGSHNRRKARVILGKRHLKISRQRKDFAVKLARCVIQSNDCVAYEDLRIKNMVKNHCLAKSINDASWYMFRTWMEYFGKVFGRITIAVPANGTSQECSSCRTVVKKSLSTRTHACQCGCTLDRDWNAARNILKEGIKYGGAHRNLDLRSERLWRIDRYRC; this comes from the coding sequence ATGCTAGTTTTTGAATTCAAAGCATACGGTAAAAAGCAGCAATTAGATGCTATAGATGAAGCAATTAGAACAGTGCAGTTCATCCGCAACAAAGCATTGCGCTTTTGGATGGACAACCAAAAAGTCGATAAATACGACTTAAATAAGTACAGCGCTGTTTTAGCTAAAGAATTTTCGTTTTGCGATGACTTGAACAGCATGGCTCGGCAATCTAGCTCAGAAAGAGCGTGGTCGGCAATCTCCCGATTCTACGATAACTGTAAAAAGAAAATTCCGGGAAAAAAGGGATTTCCGCAGTTCCAGAAAGACAACCGCTCGGTCGAATATAAGACAACCGGATGGCGTCTGGCAACCGACCGGAAATCTCTCACTTTTACCGACAAGAAAGGAATCGGGAAACTCAAACTAAAAGGGACGCGCGACTTACATTTTTATCACCGTAGTCAAATCAAGCGAGTACGCTTAGTAAAGCGAGCAGACGGATATTTCGTCCAGTTTTGCGTTCAAGTTGACCGCTCTCAAAAGATTGAGGTCACAGGCAATGCCATTGGATTAGACGTGGGGCTCAAAGAGTTCTACACAGACTCAAAGGGCGTTGCCGTCGAAAATCCGCGATTTCTGGGCAAGGGAGAGTACAGATTAAAAAAAGCCCAAAGACGAGTTTCAAAACGAGTCAAGGGTTCGCACAACAGAAGAAAAGCTAGAGTGATTCTAGGAAAGCGCCACCTCAAAATAAGTAGACAGCGTAAAGATTTTGCCGTGAAATTGGCAAGATGCGTCATCCAGTCAAACGACTGTGTAGCCTACGAAGATTTGAGGATTAAAAATATGGTGAAGAATCACTGTTTAGCCAAATCGATTAACGACGCATCTTGGTATATGTTCCGAACATGGATGGAATATTTCGGCAAAGTATTCGGAAGGATTACGATTGCCGTGCCAGCCAATGGAACAAGTCAAGAATGTTCTAGCTGCAGGACTGTTGTTAAGAAAAGTCTATCAACGCGAACCCACGCTTGTCAGTGCGGATGCACCCTTGATAGAGATTGGAACGCCGCTAGAAATATCCTCAAGGAGGGGATTAAGTACGGTGGGGCACACCGGAACTTGGATCTTAGATCCGAACGCTTGTGGAGAATTGACCGCTACCGATGTTGA
- a CDS encoding filamentous hemagglutinin N-terminal domain-containing protein, with the protein MKSSLFLSALIFAELANLCCSTPATAQLVPDTTLGAENSLVAPNVEIKGIPGDRAEGGAVRGANLFHSFREFNVREGRAVYFANPAGVENILTRVTGANPSNILGTIGVLGNANLFLLNPNGIVFGPKARLDVGGAFYASTASNLVFRGGLNFSAANPQTAPLLTVNIPVGLQFRGTEKGILNAGGQLEVQNGRILALVGGQNTAPGTAGVTVSAAGSLTAADGRIELGGLAAAGIVELSANGLIFPDRVARADVSLNNRASLNVSASGRGSIAIAARNLDIASQSSLNAGVLAGFNLGGAVPGSISINASDAVAIANSRVETDVKSGGVGDAGPIEVRAGSLFVRDGAVLLSGVRKADAQNPAGQGNGGNIAVEARDRVSLTGSDTAIVANIGNGVVGRSGKIRITASSGSISLADGAKLRTGTSGQGNAGQITLRAGDAVSLTGGSRIEAEVDSGAVGNGGDVSIVARSLSLTNGAALVTRASKAEAEKPASRGNAGNAIVNVREGVTLDHGFIVTAVGDEVLGKSGEIVINARSLALGNGSRLETATSGGNPANRSIAGNTDISVRDRVVIAGSNSANPSERSGIFATVTDRAQGGFGGNIKIAARSVTVRNGAQITASSQTFQPLQTADNLRNNAGSINIKAGNIRLETGSIEANTQAGKRAEIQLDSSGLQLLRNSAIATNADNTNGGNITLRLSTLVGLGNSDITANARNGGGGVISISSQAIFGSKSQTRQQVESRLTGEQIIDTEFSQRFLPTSDIVAISQTDPHPQRHGNNRNS; encoded by the coding sequence ATGAAATCAAGTTTATTTCTGAGTGCATTAATCTTTGCCGAACTAGCAAATCTTTGCTGTTCGACTCCAGCCACAGCGCAGCTCGTTCCCGACACGACTTTAGGGGCAGAAAATTCTCTGGTTGCGCCGAATGTCGAGATTAAAGGAATTCCGGGCGATCGCGCAGAGGGGGGCGCGGTGCGCGGTGCTAATTTATTCCACAGTTTTCGAGAATTTAACGTCCGCGAAGGCAGGGCAGTTTATTTTGCCAATCCGGCGGGTGTGGAAAATATTTTGACTAGGGTAACTGGCGCCAATCCTTCTAATATTTTGGGAACGATCGGCGTTTTGGGAAATGCCAATTTATTTTTGCTCAATCCCAACGGTATTGTCTTCGGGCCGAAGGCGCGTTTGGATGTCGGGGGTGCTTTTTATGCCTCAACTGCGAGCAATTTGGTATTTAGAGGCGGATTGAATTTCAGTGCAGCTAATCCGCAAACTGCGCCGCTGTTAACTGTGAATATTCCTGTAGGTTTGCAGTTTCGGGGAACGGAAAAAGGAATTCTGAATGCAGGCGGCCAACTTGAGGTACAAAATGGCAGAATTTTGGCTTTAGTGGGGGGGCAAAATACCGCACCGGGAACGGCAGGAGTGACGGTTTCAGCGGCAGGAAGTTTGACTGCTGCTGATGGCAGAATTGAATTGGGAGGGTTGGCGGCGGCGGGAATTGTGGAATTGAGCGCTAACGGCTTGATTTTTCCCGATCGGGTGGCCCGCGCTGACGTATCCCTGAACAACCGCGCCAGCCTGAACGTGTCAGCTAGCGGCAGAGGCAGCATTGCGATCGCCGCTCGAAATTTAGACATTGCTTCGCAGAGCTCTCTGAATGCGGGCGTGCTCGCGGGTTTCAATTTGGGGGGCGCTGTGCCCGGAAGCATCAGCATCAACGCTTCGGATGCGGTGGCGATCGCGAACAGCCGCGTCGAAACCGATGTTAAAAGCGGAGGTGTCGGCGATGCCGGGCCGATCGAAGTGAGGGCGGGTTCTCTGTTTGTCAGAGACGGTGCGGTGCTGCTGAGCGGCGTTCGGAAAGCCGACGCTCAAAACCCCGCCGGTCAAGGAAATGGGGGCAATATAGCTGTGGAAGCGCGCGATCGCGTTTCCCTGACTGGGAGCGATACTGCGATCGTCGCCAACATAGGCAACGGCGTTGTCGGCAGGAGCGGTAAAATTAGAATTACTGCTAGCAGCGGCTCAATTTCCCTCGCTGACGGCGCTAAGCTGCGGACGGGTACGTCGGGACAGGGAAATGCCGGTCAAATTACCCTGCGCGCGGGAGATGCAGTTTCCCTGACTGGCGGCAGCCGGATCGAAGCGGAAGTTGACAGCGGTGCTGTGGGGAACGGCGGCGATGTCAGCATTGTGGCGCGATCGCTCTCCCTGACAAACGGCGCGGCGCTGGTAACGCGCGCTAGCAAAGCAGAAGCCGAAAAGCCTGCCTCCCGGGGAAATGCGGGAAATGCGATTGTTAACGTGCGCGAAGGGGTGACGCTCGATCACGGTTTTATTGTCACCGCAGTGGGAGATGAAGTGCTCGGAAAAAGCGGCGAAATTGTCATAAACGCGCGATCGCTGGCGCTCGGCAACGGTTCTCGCCTGGAAACGGCGACTTCTGGGGGAAATCCGGCTAATCGGTCGATCGCGGGCAATACTGACATCAGCGTGCGCGATCGCGTGGTGATTGCCGGCAGCAACAGCGCCAATCCCAGCGAGCGATCGGGCATTTTTGCCACTGTTACCGATCGGGCGCAAGGCGGTTTTGGCGGCAATATCAAGATCGCAGCCCGATCTGTTACTGTCAGAAACGGCGCCCAAATAACCGCAAGCAGCCAGACTTTTCAACCGCTGCAAACAGCGGACAATTTGCGGAACAATGCAGGCAGCATCAACATTAAAGCCGGCAACATCCGTTTAGAAACAGGCAGCATTGAAGCCAACACGCAAGCCGGGAAACGAGCGGAAATACAATTAGATTCATCGGGATTGCAACTGCTGAGAAATAGCGCGATCGCTACTAATGCCGACAATACCAACGGCGGGAATATTACTCTCAGACTCAGTACATTAGTTGGATTAGGAAATAGCGACATTACAGCCAACGCCCGAAATGGAGGAGGGGGAGTAATATCGATTTCTTCTCAAGCAATTTTTGGGTCAAAATCCCAGACAAGACAGCAAGTAGAATCTCGATTGACAGGCGAGCAAATTATCGATACAGAGTTCAGCCAGCGATTTTTGCCGACCAGCGATATCGTAGCAATTTCTCAAACAGACCCCCACCCTCAGCGGCACGGTAACAATCGTAACTCCTGA